In Rattus rattus isolate New Zealand chromosome 3, Rrattus_CSIRO_v1, whole genome shotgun sequence, one genomic interval encodes:
- the Zbed3 gene encoding zinc finger BED domain-containing protein 3: protein MRSEEPRKTMEDSRRPDDPAEQGGPCPAPAGPSYSEAWGYFHLDPAQPRHRMMSAWATCRLCGEQVGGLPSFQMWTRALWRHLSDTHLRELKKSAAPSVKPATSCPPQHSSTVAAEGDWALLLEQMGALAVRGSLREVELERREMALKQAELELERRHQALQQEALCLEQARSQLQAEREAFSAWMKTQSPKANPNAQVSAPPSPLPLLPKEDPDIHDDDNDVITRVVQ from the coding sequence ATGAGGAGTGAAGAGCCCCGGAAGACCATGGAAGACAGCCGGAGGCCTGACGACCCTGCAGAACAGGGCGGCCCGTGTCCTGCACCTGCGGGTCCATCATACTCCGAGGCCTGGGGCTACTTCCACCTGGACCCAGCTCAGCCTAGGCACAGAATGATGAGCGCCTGGGCCACCTGCCGCCTGTGCGGGGAGCAAGTGGGCGGCCTCCCCAGCTTCCAGATGTGGACGCGGGCACTGTGGCGGCACCTGAGTGACACGCACCTGCGGGAGCTGAAGAAGAGCGCTGCTCCGAGCGTGAAGCCCGCCACGTCCTGCCCGCCGCAGCACAGCTCCACGGTGGCTGCTGAGGGCGACTGGGCACTTCTGTTGGAGCAGATGGGCGCGCTGGCTGTGCGGGGCAGCCTGCGTGAGGTGGAGCTGGAGCGGCGCGAGATGGCCCTAAAGCAGGCGGAACTCGAGCTGGAACGCAGGCACCAGGCTCTGCAGCAGGAGGCGCTCTGCTTGGAGCAGGCGCGCAGCCAGCTACAAGCAGAGCGTGAAGCGTTCAGTGCCTGGATGAAGACGCAGAGCCCCAAAGCAAATCCCAATGCACAGGTCTCGGCACcgccctctcccctgcctctgctccccaaggaGGACCCGGACATCCACGATGACGACAACGATGTGATCACCAGGGTCGTGCAGTAG